TTTCCTCGACCAGAGAAGTCTCGCTTGCAGCCGGGTGAGAAGGTATTTTCACCCTTGTGAGGCAGACTGCAGCTGCAAAGAAACTGACGGCATCGAATAAAATCCCCCATCCGCCGCCTACAGTGGCAACCAAAACACCTGCGGCAGTAGGCCCGACAATCTTGGCAGAACTTCGTGCAGTGGCGAGAAGAGAATTAGCTTGGTTGATATTCTGGCTGTCGACGATTTCCGGTATAATGCCGCGCATCGCAGGCGAAGTAAAAGCAGCCAAGACGCCGTTTAAAGCTGCGAACGGGAAGATGAGGTACGGGTCAGAGTGAGTGAGAACGAGCACCGCAATGCCCGTTTGCGATAGACCGGAGCCGACGTTACTGATGAGTATCAGTCTGTCACGTCGGTAACGATCCGCTACACTCCCCCCGATGAGCACCATGAACAGATGTGGGACAATTTCCGCCGCCAGCACGTACCCCAACAACTGCTCCCCATTTGGGGTTTGCAGCACAGCAAACGCTAGTGCAATCGGTGTCATCGCACTGCCAAACATAGAAGTCGCACGCCCCGCAAAAAACCATCGGAACTGCGATGTGGAGAACGCGCCTGTTTGAAATCGCATCATCTACGAATGAATCCCCTCTTTGCTTATTCCCGCGGGTTTGTATAGCATAAATTGTTTCGAGGCGCAAGTATAGACTTATAATTTTTTATGATTTAAACTAATAATATTGAAAATCGGATGAAGCAACTTTTGATTTGAGTGCGCCACACAACGAACATATGTTCGTTGTGTGGCGCACTACTTAGCCCGCAGATGGCTTAAAACTGTGACTATGCTGAACAGACCTGCACATGTTGTGCAGGTCTGTTTGCTGATGATGCTGCCACTTCCCGAGTAAAAATTGAACTTCGGGAAATCAGTACTTCGTGCCGTCAGTCCGTCCCCATTGCTTGCTGCTGGAGTTCGGCGCGCATGCCCAGCTTTCTCTCGGCTGCCTGGGCTTCAGATGTGCGCCAGCCGCTGTGAATGCCCCATACGTAGAACCCAAGCGACGCCACAGCCACAATGACCATGTCCCAGCCATAAGGAATTACGCCAATGCCGCCAAATTTTTGACTACCAAGATATGAGAGAGCCATCATAACCATCAGGTACACAACTAACCACAAACCAGCCTTGAGGTGCTTCGAGAAGTCCTTAAAGTGCTGCTTAGCCTGATAAAACAGGAAGATAGGTAAGCCCACAACCATAACGAGCAGAACTTGCCCTGTCAGCGGCCACTTCGCCCAGTACAGAATCAGCGAAGCCAGCATAAAGGCTAGTGGTGCAATGACGGACAGTCCCTTGATGCGGAGCTTCCGGTCGAGCGACGTACCTGTCTTTCGCAATGAAACTGCTGCAACCGGTCCAGTCACATAGGATATCAGAGTCGCCACCGAGATGACGCCTGCCAGTGTTCCCCAGCCGCGAAAAACAGCAAGGAACGCATAGGCAATGATAAGATTGAGCCACATCGCACGACGAGGCACTTTGTAGAATGGATGAATTGTGCCAAAAATTTGCGGAAACCAACCATTCTCTGACATCCCAAATACCATCCGGGAAGTCGTTGCAGTATACGTAATTCCGGTTCCTGACGGCGAAATGAATGCATCTGCAAACAGGACAATCGCGAGCCAGTTCAAACCAAGCGCGAGCGCCAAATTTGCAAACGGTGACTTCAGTTCCACTGCGCTCCAGCCGCCTGCCAGCATATGCGGACTTAACGCGCCAATGAACCCAGTTTGCAGCAATAAGTAGATAACACCTGATACCAAAATCGAACCAATCACTGCCCGCGGTACTGTTCTGCTCGGATTTTGCGCCTCCCCAGCGAAGTTGACCGGGCTTTGAAAGCCGTTGAAGGCAAAAATGATACCTGATGTTGCGATGGCGGTCAGCACGCTCGACCAGCCGTTTGGCGCGAAGCCACCCACGTGTGTAAAGTTACTTGGATGAAACCCAGCCACAATCAAGCCGATGGCGGTTACTGCCGGAATAATCAACTTAAATACGGTGATGAGCGAGTTCACGCGCGAAAATAACTGCACTGTCCAATAGTTGAGGAAGAAATAGATGAGTACCAGCACTGCCGCCCCGGCAACACCAATCGGTGTTAACGTCGATCCGTTGTATATTGCGGATGCCCAGTGCACCGGCCATGAGCTCATGTACTGCATCGAAGCTTCGGCCTCAATCGGAATGACTGAGACAATGGCAATCCAGTTTGCCCAACCAGCAATAAAGCCTGCCAGTGAGCCATGTGAATACTGTGCGTAGCGTACAGCACCACCAGATTCCGGGAATGTCCCACCAAGTTCCGCATAGACCAGACCAATGAGCATAATGGCACACATACCAATGACCCACGCCACCAAGGCTGCCGGTCCAGCTACCTTTGAAGCCTTCCAAGCTCCAAACAGCCAACCCGATCCGATGATGGACCCCACGCCCGTCATTGTGAGACTGAACGTCCCCATCTTACGCTGTAATTCCTGCACCGACATCACTCCCTTCGTGACCCTCTTTCATTTACCGTTTACGTGAACGTAAACCGAACAATATCGATTATAACGTAGATAATGTACGTAGAACCAGCGGAAAGCTGTGGTAAGCGTTTACTAGTAAAGCAAAACCCGGACTTTCGTCCGGGTCCGAATGCAGACAAATTCTTCAACATAGCTTACATGGTTAAGAAACCTATTTCATTCCGTACGATGTCGTGTGCAGCTTGACATCCGGGTTTTTATCGACGACAAAGTGCGTTGCGAATTCGTTCGGGAACAACATCACAAAGCGGTCATCCAGGTCTTTCACAATCAGGTTCGAATACCTGTCATAATTGAGCGTCTCCATATTCGGGGTTTCAATCCAACGCGCCACGGAATACGGCAAATTGGTGAGCTCAACTTCTGCCCCGTACTCTGAATTCATCCTGTATTGAAAGACCTCGAACTGCAGCCGCCCGACAGCCCCAAGAATCATGTCCTCGGTGCGATTGACCTGACGGTAAACCTGGATTGCGCCTTCTTCAGCCAACTGCTCAAGACCCTTGTGAAACTGCTTGTATTTCAGCGTATTTTTCACATTCACGCGAGCAAAGTGCTCTGGTGAAAACTGTGGCAACGGCTCGAAGTTAAACCAACCGGATTCGCTCAAGGTATCACCGATGCGGAACAATCCCGGATCAAAAATGCCAATGATATCTCCTGGAAATGCCTCATCGATAATCTCGCGGCCTTGCCCGAAAAATTGCTGTGGCTGCGCCAGATTAATCTTCTTTCCTGTGCGGACATGGTTCACGTTCATGCCCCGGTCAAACTTGCCCGAGCACATCCGAATAAAGGCAATCCTGTCGCGGTGCGCCGGGTTCATGTTGGCCTGAATCTTAAACACGAATCCAGAGAACGCCTCATCGGAGGGCTCAACCAATCCCCCGTCGGTTTTCCTCGGACCTGGTGCAGGAGCCAAGTCGATGAATTCATTGAGAAACGTCTCAACACCGAAATTCGCGATGGCGCTGCCGAAGAACACTGGGGTTAGTTTGCCTTTTTGAACGAGATCGGCATCAAAAGGGTCCCCGGCGATATCAAGCAGCATGACTTCTTCCTGAAGTTGTGCGTGCAAGTCTGCGCCCAGAATCCCGCTCAGTTCTTCACTTTCAATGTCATCCACCGATATGTTAGTAGTAGCTTCTCCCCGCCCCGTGAATCGCTCAAAGCGTTTGTCTGAACGGTTATAGATACCGAGAAACTGCTGTCCCATGCCAATCGGCCAGTTCATCGGGCACGACCGGATTCCGAGCACCTCTTCAATCTCTTCAAGCAATGCCAGAGGTTCCTTCCCCTCACGGTCCAGCTTGTTGATGAAGGTGAAAATAGGAATGCCCCGCATTGCACACACTTCAAACAGCTTGATGGTCTGCGGTTCGACGCCTTTGGCGGCATCAATGAGCATCACTGCACTGTCAGCCGCTGTCAACGTGCGATAGGTATCTTCACTGAAATCCTCGTGACCTGGTGTGTCAAGGATGTTAATTCGGCGATTTTTATAGGAAAACTGCAGAACCGTGGATGTGACTGAGATACCTCTTTGCTTTTCAATCTCCATCCAGTCCGATGTCGCATGCCGTCTCGCTTTTTTGCCTTTCACAGCCCCTGCCTCGCGAATGGCGCCACCGAACAGCAACAGCTTTTCGGTCAGCGTCGTCTTGCCAGCGTCAGGGTGCGAAATAATGGCAAACGTGCGCCGTTGTTCAGAGCCGGCTTTTAGTGCAGCAGCGGCGCTGGATTCTACCCCGGCGTTTGGTTCTGCTGCAGAGCTTGAGTCTGCTACAACGCTTGAGTCTGCTGAAGCACTTGGGTCTGCTTTGGTGCTTGGGTCTGCTGAAGCACTTGGGTCTGCTTTGGTGCTTGGGTCTGCTTTGGATACCTCATTGATGAATTCACTAGACACAGATGCCACTCCTGTATACTCTGATGATCTCACCCCATGAGTGTACCACGTCTGTGCAAACAAAGGCTGATTATCGGTAGCGAATCCGCGGATCGATAATCCCGTACAGAATATCCGCGAGCAGGTTCCCAAGCACAGTGACGACGCCTAGAAACACAGTGACGGCCATAATGATGGGGTAGTCACGGTTGCTGATGGCATTCCAGTACAGCAATCCCATCCCGGGATAGTTAAAGATTTCCTCAACAAACAAAGCACCTGCTACAAGTACTGGCAGCGATAAACCGAGCATCGTGATGAGAGGCAGGACTGAGTTACGGAGAGCATGTACGAAGACAACGCGAAACTCCGTAGCGCCTTTCATTCTAGCCGTCCTCACATAATCCTGAAGTAACGCCTCGCGCATCGACGAACGCATGTAGCGCGCCCACCCTGCCACCGAAATCAAGAACAACGATGCAACCGGGAGAACGATGTGGTGCAGCCAATTCAAGAAGCCTATGTGTGCATTCTGATTTACGATGCCGCCAGAAGGAAACCACTTGATGTCAATCGCGAAAAAGATAACAAGCAGCAGTCCCAACCAAAAGGACGGCATTGAATACAGGAAGTAGTTGATGACCGTCACCACTTGGTCAAATATGGTGTTCTGATAGTAGGCCTGAACAGAGCCTAAAAAGATGGCAAACAGGTGAGCTGCCATAACAGATATTACAACAATTGCCAAAGTGTGTGGTAACGCTGTTAGAATCATGTTCACAACAGACTTGTTATAGACATAGGAATATCCGAAGTTACCGACAAGTATATGTCCCAACCAGATAAAGTACTGCTCCCATAGCGGTTTATTCAATCCAAGAGACCGTGACAGTGCCGCTGCTCGCTCTAACGTGTAGTGATTACCTAACAAAATACGGACTGGATTGCCAGGTACAATGTGAATCAGTACAAAACTGATCACGGTCACCCCAAGCAGCGTCGGAATAGCCTCGAGAATTCGTCGAATGATGTATTTCAACATGAGGTAACCCTCCTTCGCATCTCGTACGCGATGATGCGTATTCGAACACGACTATCTCTCGCGCGTTTCCAACGCGTCTCGAAGACCGTCGCCAACGAGGTTAATCGAGACCTGTGAGATAAGAATGGCGATTCCGGCCGGATAGACCAACCACCAGGAATTCTGAAACATGTAGTTCATGCCGTCAGCCAACATTCCGCCCCAGTTCGGTGCCGGGGGTGGCAGGCCCAACCCGAGAAAGCTCAGCCCAGCCATCGCTAGAATGGAATCAGCGATGCCAAGGGTCGACGCCACGACAACTGTTCCAAGAAAATTCGGGAGCATGTATCTTGCCATGATGCGCCAAACGCTCGCTCCAAGTGCATTTGCTGCTTCCACATAGAGCATGTTTTTGATAACGAGCACCTCGGCTCGGACCAGACGACTCACACCGAGCCAAGCCGTCGACGCAAGGACGAATATCATGAGAAGAACGTTTGGTTGGAAAACGACGTTCAGAAACAGCAGGATAAAGATACTGGGAATCGCCAGGATAATGTCGACAATCCGCATCATAACGGTGTCTGTCCATCCACCGACAATCCCACTAATCATCCCGTACAGAGTGCCAAAAATCATCGATACCAACGCGGATGCAAATCCAACTTCCAGAGATGACTGCCCTCCGACCATTAATTGCGACAGGACATTGTGCCCCAAGCTGTCAGTTCCTAATGGGAACTTAGCCGAAGGGCCAGCCACTGTATTCAGGACGTGAGGCAATGTAGCACTATGCCGATAAATCAGCGGACCGACAAACGAGAACAAGATGAGCAGGCCAAGCAGGATGACCCCCAGCTTTGTCGTCCGGGCTTTCCAAAACCTTTTCATGAACCCGGGACGAATGTCTAGGACATCCTGTGCCTGAATCTCGTCCATCAATGCAGGCTGAATAATCATGGTATCTCCTTTCATTCGGGGCGCATGGCGAGCGCCCCGAATGTCACCAGGTGTATGTCAAAGCTGTCCGTTCAAACAAGTTGCAGTAAACAAGTCTGTGTGAACAACCGAACGTGCGTCAACAATCCGGTTTAAATTAGTTTGAAGAAACCCACCAGTACTGCATTTGCGGGAAGGCCGTTGCCGTGTCTGCATACTTGTTCACGTTATGCACAGTCGGCGCGGTTACCGTCAAGCTCGCTACGTTTAGACCCCAGAGGAACGGAAGTGCCTTCGCAGTGTAATCTTCATATTGGAAGAAGTGCTGCATGGTTTCCTGCTGCGTCGCGTACGGAACGTGTGTCGCCTGAATCAGCGCGTCTTCTTTCGGATCGCTAAATCCTGTGCCCGACGGAGCACCCGTTGCAAACAACTGGCCACCCGTTGGGTAGAAACCAGGTCCGTTGTAATCCCAACCGGAGCCAGTCGCCAAACCCCAACTGGTGTCTTTTGGATTACTTGTCACACTAATAAACGTGCTAAATGGCACCGGCTTAAGCGTCACGTCGACTCCCTCTTGAGCCCAGTCCTGCTTCATCAGCTCAGCCTGGTCAGTCGAACTTGTGATGCCGCTGACGTACATCATGGTAAACTTCAGTTTCTGCGAGCCCTTTGTCATCACGCCATTGACGTCTTTCCAGCCGTGTGACTCCAGCAATTGCTTGCCCTTGTTGATGTCAAACGGATATGGGTTCTGCAGATTCGGATCGAAGAACTGAGTCTTCGGTGTTGACGGAATTGGGCCAAACAATGGAACAGCGTATCCCTTGAAAATATCTTGAGCGGCGCCCTGATTATCGATGCCCATTTGCAGTGCTTGACGCACGTACGCTTGGTCAAAAATGGCCTTTGTCGGGGATCCTGGCCACATATTCATCTCAGTCCAGAAGATACCAAACGAATAGCCTGGGGTTATCTTGTCTCCCTGAGACGTTAAGGCGCTTTTCTCTCCCAATTGTGACTGGTCGAGACCGCCGACGTTGAGAGCACCAGACTTCAAAGCTGCAAGTTCTGAAGCATTTGAACCTTCGTAGGTAAAGATAATCTTATTGACCAAGCTCTTATGACCGGCATAGTTCGGATTTGGTGCAATGACCCACGACTGACTTGATGTGGCACTGACCGGCTTAAACGGTCCATCAACGACGCTGTCAAACATTAGATTCGTCGCATTTGAACCGAGGTACTTGATTTCACTCGTCATGTTGGGCTTTGTGTCCCATGCATGCGCCGGCATTGGGGTTAACTGAATAATGCCGTTGTATATAAACCACTGCTGGTTTGCGGGTTTATCCAAGGTAATGGTCACTTCTGTCGGGCTGGTGGCGACAACGCTCTTGATACCATCAGGAATGTTACCTGTTCCTGCGCCGACAAACGGCCACGGTGAAGGAGCATTTTTCGCAGAAGCAGCCTTAATGACGTTCCATGTGAAGAGAACGTCTTTTGATGTTACAGGCGTTCCATCAGACCATGTCCATTTCGGATTCAGGAAGACATGGTAGACAGTACCGGCTGAATTGTAAGTAATTTTATTGGCAATTGAGGATTGCCAGTTAATGCTATAATCGTTATTTATCCAAAGCAATGGCTTGTATAGTTGATCTACAAGCTGCGTGTTGTAGATACTATCCGATGCGGCATTCATAAGAGGCAGGAACCAGTTGAGGTTGGTTTGCGGCGGCAGCGCCAAATTGATGGTTCCACCTGACGTTGGTGTTTGCGAACTTCCGGTCGAATTTCCGCTTGTGTTGGTGGCGGTCGTGTTGCCACCAGGGCTATTTGTCGAGTTGTTCGAGGTTGAATTTCCACAACCTGCGACGAGCATCGTGATGCTTGCCGCCATGGCAATGGTGACCATTCCTGATTTTGCGAGTTTCATTTGAGTAGCTCCCCCTTTTTTCACAACTGTTAATCCAATCCAAATCTTTCGTCAGTCATTCTTGTAGTCTAGTGAGTCTTGTAGTCTAGTCTTCGTTGTAGTTGTCGAATTCGGGACTCTTTGAAAGAGCCTCGAGTTCTAACTGACTTATCTGTCTCGTCAAGCATCCATCACGTCTGGCTCCGTTGAACTATCTCAAGCGGGCTGACGCTGCAAATCCCCCCTTTCAAAGTCTAGCGGTCGTGTGCATTCCGTCCGTACCGCGATGGCCTTTGCCCGTTCTCCTGCGGCCTTCTAGCGGGATGTTTTCACGTGGCGTTCTCACACGCTCACTTGGTATGTCCACAGGTTCAAACTTATAATTCTCCCGGAAAGTGGCAGGCAACGAAGTGATTCGGCCGCAATTCTCGCCACTCAGGAAGCTGCTGTTTACACACGTCTTGCGCGATGGGACAGCGAGTATGAAAAACGCATCCCGGCGGCGGATCGACCGGACTTGGAATGTCCCCTGACAGAATGATACGTTCTCTCTTCACCCTTGGATTTGGAATCGGCACAGCGGACAAGAGTGCTCGGGTATAGGGATGCATCGGATTCGAAAATAGTTCCTCAGAACTAGCAAGTTCGGCCATTCTCCCGAGATACATCACAAGTACGCGATTGCTGATATGTTTTACAACCGACAGGTCATGCGCAACAAAAATATAGGTTAGATTGAAGTCGACCTGCAGGTCTTCGAGCAAATTAATGACTTGCGATTGGACAGAGACATCAAGAGCAGCGACAGGTTCGTCGAGGACCAATAATTTCGGGTTCAAAACCAAAGCTCTGGCTATCCCGATGCGCTGCCGTTGACCGCCCGAGAACTCATGCGGAAACCGACTGGCGTAAGAAGGATCCAGTCCGACGTGTGTAAGAATAGATTCGACTCTCTCTTTGCGCGACGAATGATTGTAGAGATGGTGGATTTCCATGGGTTCCATCAATATCTGTTGAATGGTATACCGGGGGTTTAACGAAGCATATGGATCTTGGAACACGATTTGCATCTCTCGGCGCAGGTCTCTCATCTGGGACTTGCTGAGCTTAAGAACATTCTTACCGTTGAACTGAACACGGCCACTTGTCGGTTCGACCAGCCTCAGTATGCTTCGTCCGAGTGTTGACTTGCCGCAACCCGACTCCCCAACAATACCGAGCGTTTCGCCTTGATAAACTTGTAGAGATACTCCATCCACAGCGCGAACGGCACCTGAATCTCTGCCTAAAAATCCGCCTTTCATGGGGAAGTGTTTTTTCAGGTCCTCGACTTCAAGTAAAACCTCACTCATTGCTACGCCTCCTTCTCCGCATTGAGCCAGCATCGCGACAAATGCGCGTCGTCCACATCAAACAGACCCGGCGGACGCTCTACACACTGGTTCATCACGTGAGGACAGCGAGGGGAGAACCGACATCCTTTTGGCATCCGACTGATAGAGGGTACATTCCCTTCAATCGGTTGGAGACGAGCTTTAGTTGGTGCGTCAAACTTTGGAATCGCATTCAGTAACCCGCGCGTGTAGGGATGCTGTGGATTAAAGAACACTTCATCCACCGTGCCTTGTTCCACAACCTGCCCTGCGTACATGACGGCAACCCTGTCACACATTTCGGCAACGACACCTAAATCGTGCGTGATAAGGAGCAGCGAAGTGCGAAAGTCACGGGCGATTCCCTTCATAAGTTCAAGAATCTGCGCCTGGATAGTCACATCGAGAGCCGTAGTTGGCTCATCGGCGATAAGAAGTCTCGGATTACACGCCATAGCGATGGCAATCATCACCCGTTGCCGCATTCCGCCTGACAACTGATGCGGGTGTTGATGCATGATTTGCTCTGGTCGAGAAATACCAACCTTTTTCAACATATCGAGAGATTGTGAAAAAGCTTCGCGGGGACTTATGTCCTTGTGAAGGAGCAGCGTTTCAGAGATTTGCCCTCCGATAGTGTAGACAGGGTTTAACGAGGTCATGGGTTCCTGGAAAATCATGCTGATTTCATTTCCGCGAATTCGTTGCATATCCTTATCTTTTGCGGTCAGTAAATCCAGATCGCCGAAGTGCGCCTTGCCCCCGACGCGGGCTGTCTTGGCTAGCAAGCGGGTAATTGCGAGGGAAGTTACGCTCTTTCCGCATCCGGATTCCCCTACAAGGCCAAGAGTCTCGCCCTCAGCTATAGCCAGCGAAACGTCACTTACGGCTGGAAGATAGCGACCGTTTACGTTGAATTCGACAGATAACGACTGCACTTCGAGTACATTCGTCACTCTCCCAACCTCCTCTTTCTAAAATGGGAGTAGCGAGTCTAGTCTATATGAGACGTGCATAGTCCAAATAGATTAGGCTACATGAATTAGAATTTAAAAGCCTAGGTATATTTTACATAAACACAAAATTAACGCAATGTTAATCGACAATCAATCAATTCCAACAACAATAAACTATTTGGCGAATGTGAATATCATTCGGGGTTTATAATTTTTTAATCTGATAAACACAACTAATGAGCAGGACTAATAAATACGCCTGAATACGGCTAATACACGGGACTGAGCACAACTGAACACGACCAATAAATGCGATATACGCGACTGAGCACGGCGAATAAATACCACTAAACCAAGCGCCATTTAGCGAAATTAGAAATTACATAGAGATTGGAGATTGGAGATTGGACGTACCAGCAAAAGGAAGGGGCCTCCTTCCGGGGCCCCTGCCATTAACGCGCTAGGAGCGCGTTATTTCCGCCTCACCTGTCTCTAGGCAGAGTGATAACGCGTTCCCTGAGAATGTCGATAAACGCGCCAGCTCTCCAGCACGACGCTCTTTTATCCATCATGCGTAAGCAAGCAGTGTCCAGCCACCCGATCCGGCCTCCCTTACGCACCCACGGTGCGTAAGCGGCGTTCCTCCATCCACTCCGGCGAACCCTAACGTACCCACAGTGCGTAAGCAGCGCCCGTTTTGTCGATTTTGGTGCTTCCTTACGTACTGTGGGTGCGTAAGCACTGCTCAGCCAGCCACCCTGACGACACCTTACGCACCCACAGTACGTAAGCAACGCCCTTTTGCCGATTTTGATGGTTCCTTACACACCCACGGTGCGTAAGCAGTGCTCAGCTAGCCACTTCGACGACACCTTACGCACTCACGGTGCGTAAGCAGTGCTCAGCCAGCCACTTCGACGACACCTTACGCACCCACAGTGCGTAAGCAACGCCCGTTTTGCCGATTTTGATGGTTCCTTACGCACCCACGGTGCGCAAGCAGCGCTCAGCCACCCGACCCGGCACTCCCTTACGCACCCACGGTGCGCAAGTGCAGCTACGAGCAGACCGCCCCTCGTTGGGTCGCCAATAACCATCTCGGAACGCGTTATTCACCCCATCCTAAACACGTTCAAGTGGAAATAACGCGCTCGTGGCGCGTTATTCACTGAAGCAGACCAAAATAGCGCGTTCACACGTCGCTATTGACTCAAGGTGTGAACATAGCGCTTCCACAGCACGCTATTTTTTGTCGGCACTATAAATTCCATCGGACATAACGCGCTCCGGGCGCGTTATTTACAAATTACTGACCAAAACCAATGCCACGTCCGCGAACGCTTACGCACTCACGATGCGTAAGCACGGCTCAGACAGGCGACTCGACACTCCCTTACGCACCCACGGTGCGTAAGGGAGTGCAAGTTAACCGTCTAGCTCTCCCAGATCCGCGATTGCCACCGAGTGCGTCGTTCCCCGCGCGATTGCCACCGAATGCCGCAATGGCGGCCCGGGCGGACTGGGCAAACCGGGGCAACCCCAGCCCAGGCTGGGCCGGGGGCCCCCGTCGTCACAACGTCACAACGTCACAACGTCACAACGTCACTGCCGCACTGACGGCCCCCGCCCGCCGATCTTGAAACCTCACGGTCACGACCGCCCCCGGTTCTCCCTTGACGACCCATTCCGCATGCCCACGTTGATTCTTCGGAGGCGACCATGTGCTTTGTCCGCCGTAACCAGCCAGATGTCCAATTTCAGTTGGGGATGTTCCTGCGACGACTTCCACTGGCCCCTCAATGGTGGCGCGAATGCCTTCAAGCAGCAGTTCCTTGCCTTTGTCAGTGCTGGAGGTTGGCAGGAACCCCGCGTTAGCGACCTCAGCAACGACTCTGTATAGACCGCTGCCCTCGCTCTCATCGCTCCCTTCCTTTGTGACTGACACGGAAGGGATGATGAGCTTGGCCGTTGACAATCCAAGTTTGGTGAGAAACGCGCCGACGTTTATGCACTCCTCCTCAATCAGGTGATGCGGAGGATTTTGCAGGACGAACTTCGGATCGAGCCCGCCAATTTCCACGGAACCAAA
The Alicyclobacillus curvatus genome window above contains:
- a CDS encoding peptide chain release factor 3 gives rise to the protein MNEVSKADPSTKADPSASADPSTKADPSASADSSVVADSSSAAEPNAGVESSAAAALKAGSEQRRTFAIISHPDAGKTTLTEKLLLFGGAIREAGAVKGKKARRHATSDWMEIEKQRGISVTSTVLQFSYKNRRINILDTPGHEDFSEDTYRTLTAADSAVMLIDAAKGVEPQTIKLFEVCAMRGIPIFTFINKLDREGKEPLALLEEIEEVLGIRSCPMNWPIGMGQQFLGIYNRSDKRFERFTGRGEATTNISVDDIESEELSGILGADLHAQLQEEVMLLDIAGDPFDADLVQKGKLTPVFFGSAIANFGVETFLNEFIDLAPAPGPRKTDGGLVEPSDEAFSGFVFKIQANMNPAHRDRIAFIRMCSGKFDRGMNVNHVRTGKKINLAQPQQFFGQGREIIDEAFPGDIIGIFDPGLFRIGDTLSESGWFNFEPLPQFSPEHFARVNVKNTLKYKQFHKGLEQLAEEGAIQVYRQVNRTEDMILGAVGRLQFEVFQYRMNSEYGAEVELTNLPYSVARWIETPNMETLNYDRYSNLIVKDLDDRFVMLFPNEFATHFVVDKNPDVKLHTTSYGMK
- a CDS encoding ABC transporter permease; translated protein: MIIQPALMDEIQAQDVLDIRPGFMKRFWKARTTKLGVILLGLLILFSFVGPLIYRHSATLPHVLNTVAGPSAKFPLGTDSLGHNVLSQLMVGGQSSLEVGFASALVSMIFGTLYGMISGIVGGWTDTVMMRIVDIILAIPSIFILLFLNVVFQPNVLLMIFVLASTAWLGVSRLVRAEVLVIKNMLYVEAANALGASVWRIMARYMLPNFLGTVVVASTLGIADSILAMAGLSFLGLGLPPPAPNWGGMLADGMNYMFQNSWWLVYPAGIAILISQVSINLVGDGLRDALETRER
- a CDS encoding peptide ABC transporter substrate-binding protein codes for the protein MKLAKSGMVTIAMAASITMLVAGCGNSTSNNSTNSPGGNTTATNTSGNSTGSSQTPTSGGTINLALPPQTNLNWFLPLMNAASDSIYNTQLVDQLYKPLLWINNDYSINWQSSIANKITYNSAGTVYHVFLNPKWTWSDGTPVTSKDVLFTWNVIKAASAKNAPSPWPFVGAGTGNIPDGIKSVVATSPTEVTITLDKPANQQWFIYNGIIQLTPMPAHAWDTKPNMTSEIKYLGSNATNLMFDSVVDGPFKPVSATSSQSWVIAPNPNYAGHKSLVNKIIFTYEGSNASELAALKSGALNVGGLDQSQLGEKSALTSQGDKITPGYSFGIFWTEMNMWPGSPTKAIFDQAYVRQALQMGIDNQGAAQDIFKGYAVPLFGPIPSTPKTQFFDPNLQNPYPFDINKGKQLLESHGWKDVNGVMTKGSQKLKFTMMYVSGITSSTDQAELMKQDWAQEGVDVTLKPVPFSTFISVTSNPKDTSWGLATGSGWDYNGPGFYPTGGQLFATGAPSGTGFSDPKEDALIQATHVPYATQQETMQHFFQYEDYTAKALPFLWGLNVASLTVTAPTVHNVNKYADTATAFPQMQYWWVSSN
- a CDS encoding APC family permease — its product is MSVQELQRKMGTFSLTMTGVGSIIGSGWLFGAWKASKVAGPAALVAWVIGMCAIMLIGLVYAELGGTFPESGGAVRYAQYSHGSLAGFIAGWANWIAIVSVIPIEAEASMQYMSSWPVHWASAIYNGSTLTPIGVAGAAVLVLIYFFLNYWTVQLFSRVNSLITVFKLIIPAVTAIGLIVAGFHPSNFTHVGGFAPNGWSSVLTAIATSGIIFAFNGFQSPVNFAGEAQNPSRTVPRAVIGSILVSGVIYLLLQTGFIGALSPHMLAGGWSAVELKSPFANLALALGLNWLAIVLFADAFISPSGTGITYTATTSRMVFGMSENGWFPQIFGTIHPFYKVPRRAMWLNLIIAYAFLAVFRGWGTLAGVISVATLISYVTGPVAAVSLRKTGTSLDRKLRIKGLSVIAPLAFMLASLILYWAKWPLTGQVLLVMVVGLPIFLFYQAKQHFKDFSKHLKAGLWLVVYLMVMMALSYLGSQKFGGIGVIPYGWDMVIVAVASLGFYVWGIHSGWRTSEAQAAERKLGMRAELQQQAMGTD
- a CDS encoding ABC transporter permease — its product is MLKYIIRRILEAIPTLLGVTVISFVLIHIVPGNPVRILLGNHYTLERAAALSRSLGLNKPLWEQYFIWLGHILVGNFGYSYVYNKSVVNMILTALPHTLAIVVISVMAAHLFAIFLGSVQAYYQNTIFDQVVTVINYFLYSMPSFWLGLLLVIFFAIDIKWFPSGGIVNQNAHIGFLNWLHHIVLPVASLFLISVAGWARYMRSSMREALLQDYVRTARMKGATEFRVVFVHALRNSVLPLITMLGLSLPVLVAGALFVEEIFNYPGMGLLYWNAISNRDYPIIMAVTVFLGVVTVLGNLLADILYGIIDPRIRYR
- a CDS encoding MFS transporter, giving the protein MMRFQTGAFSTSQFRWFFAGRATSMFGSAMTPIALAFAVLQTPNGEQLLGYVLAAEIVPHLFMVLIGGSVADRYRRDRLILISNVGSGLSQTGIAVLVLTHSDPYLIFPFAALNGVLAAFTSPAMRGIIPEIVDSQNINQANSLLATARSSAKIVGPTAAGVLVATVGGGWGILFDAVSFFAAAVCLTRVKIPSHPAASETSLVEEMREGWSYFSRHQFIWLITAAFAVMNAIQMGVWQVLGPIIAKQSFGASGWGLTISLKSVGLFAASVVMLRVQLRRPLRDGMIAVALSGIPMVVLGGGYPLPYLIAAAAVAGAGSTISTITWDTSLQLTVPRDMLSRVCAFDDFGSYMAIPIGEILAVPIAKTFGYHTVAMVGGIIFTIVALVPLFNRLVRQMSPN